CGCGGCGCGGAAGTTCTCCAGCGTCAGGGTTTGCCAGCTCAGCGCCTGGCCGAAACCACGAGTTAATGCGGTGATCAGTAAGGCGCTGAGCGGTAATAGCAAGGTCAGCGCCATCCACAGCCAGGCGACGCCGGCAATCGCCATCCGGCCACGCCCCAGCGATTGCTGCCACACACGCGGCGCACCGTTGACGCGCACATCATGTCGCCCACCTAACCACGCGCTCGCCGCCATGCCCGCCAGCGTAATCACGGCAATCAACAAGGCGTAAACGGCGGTATTCGGCAGCGCACTCGGACCAATGCCATTCAGCTGTTGATACACCAGCGTGATCAGCGTCGGGACGCGCGCCGGAATCCCCAGCATCGCCTGAATGCCGAAGTTGCCTGCCGCCGCGACAAAGGTCAGCGCGGCACCGGCAAAAATCGCCGGGCGCGCCAACGGCAGCACAATGGTGAACAGTATGCGCGCGCGTGACGCACCGCTGGCCTGCGCCGCTTCCACCAAATCGGCAGGTAAACGGCGCAAACCCGCGCGCACGGTGAGAAACACCAGCGGCGCATTATGGGTACCCAGCAGCAACACCATACCGCTTAAGGAGTAGAGCGGCTGTTCGCCCGGCGCAAACCACGGCCATCCCAGACGGGCAAACAGCAGCGCCAGCGGACTGCCGGGCGCCAGCGCCTGCAGCCACGCCAGCGCCGTCACCTGCGGCGGAATCATCAGCGGCAGAATAAAGGCAAACACCCAGGCGGTTTTGCCGCGCATATCGCTGAGTGCCACCAGCCACGCGGCGACCGTGCCCAGCAGCACCGAGATAAGGGTCGAACTGAGCGCAATGAACAAGGTATTGAAGCTGGCGATCAGCACGCGATCGCTCGCCAGCAGACGCGTCAAGCGCGCCAGATCCGGCACGCCGTGCGGCGCAATCGCGGTCCACACCAGCCGCAGCAGCGGCGCGACCGAGAGCAGGCCAATCAATAGCACCAGCAGCGCCAGGATGAGCCGTTCGCTGTTAAAGCCCAGGCGTTTAGCGCCGCGCGCCGTGCTGCGCCATTCGTTGCTCACCACGCTCATGATTAGCCGCCAAACAGCGCGGTAAACTGGTCGCGCACTGCGGCGTCTTCTTTAATCGCTTGCGCTACGTCCGGCGACAGCAGCTTAATTTTGTTGATGGGCGTGAAACCTTCCGGCGCCGCGATGCGATCGTCAACCGGACGGTTGCCCTGCTCAACCACGAGTTTCTGGCCCGGCTCGGACAGCAAAAAGTTCACGAACGCTTTGGCGGCAGGCAGGTTATGTACCGATTTCATGATCGCCACCGGTTCGGTGACGTAGGAGACGCCCTCTTGCGGATAAACCAGATCAACCGGCGAGCCCTTTTTCTTCGCCAGAATCACGTCGGCGTCGGTGATGATGCCGTATTTATCCAGCCCGCTGGCCACCGCCTTCAGCGCCGGACCGTTGCCGCCCTGCGGCGCAACACCCAGCGCCGCCAGCTTTTTATAGAAGCTCCAACCAATTGACGGCGTGTTGATATCGGTGTGCAGCTTGTAGAGCGCCGCGCCGGAGTACAGCGGGCTTGGCACCGCGATCTGGCCTTTATTGGCTTCGACCGCCAACGCACTCCAGCTGTCAACCGGCTGCGCGAGCTGGGTGTTATACGCAATCACCGTGGCGATAATTTTGGTGCCAAAGAAGGTCTTGTCCTGGTCGTAGAACGACGGATTGATGTGGCTGAGCGGCGCATCGCTGTAGGTGTAGAGCTGGTTCTCATTTTTCAGCGCGCCAAGGTTAATGGCATCGGCAATCAGCAGCACGTCCGGTTTGGCCTGGCCGCTCAGCATTTCGGTACGCAGTACGTTCATCAACTGCGTGGTGCCGTTGCGCGTCCACTCCACCTGCACATTGGGATAAGCGGCCTTGAATGCATCCATGGTTTGCTGCGCAATCTCCGGCGCTTGCGAGGTGTAGACCACCAGCTTGCCCGCTGGCGCCGGTTCGGCATGAGTGACGGCAGAAACCAGTAAACCGCTGGCTAACATCAAAACGTTGAAGGTAGTACGCATCGCATGTCCCTGAGTAGAAGAAGGTTAAGAAGGAAGAATCCAGCCGTCGCGCAGCGCCACACCGAGGGTCGCGTCGACAGCGGGTAAAGATTGATCGGCCAGCAGCAGCGTGAGGCGGGATTCGGGGGCAGCCAGCGGCGTGACGTTGAGCTGATGATGGCCGCCGCGATAGATCACCCGCTGTACGCGAGCGGCAAATTGCGGCTCGCCGGGCTGCGCCAGACGAAAATCCACCGCGTGGAAACTGGCCTGCGCCTGCGGCTGCGGACGCTGATGTGGCGCACAGCGTAACGCCATGCGCACCCCAAACAGCGTGGCAAAGGCGCGGCCCTCGCCGAGCGGTTCAACGTCGCTGATGGGCAGAACTTTGCCGTCATCAATAAAGCGCGCGACCATGGCATTCGCCGGCTCGCGCCACAGCGTTTGCGGCGTGGCGAACTGCATTACGCGTCCGCCATCCATCACCACAATGCGATCGGCCAGCGCCATCGCTTCATGCTGATCGTGGGTGATGTAAAGCAGGGTGGCGTGACTGTGGTGATGGAAGCGGCGGAACTCCTCTTCCATGGTAGCGCGCAGATGGACATCGAGGTTCGCCAGCGGCTCGTCGAGCAGCACCAGCGTCGGCTGCGCCACCAAACAACGGGCGAGCGCCACGCGCTGACGCTGGCCGCCGGAGAGATCGGCAGGACGACGTGCCGCGAAGTGTTCTAATCCCACCAGCTCCAGCGCCTGCTGGGTGCGGCGCTCGCGCTCAGCACGTGCTACGCCGTTCACCTTCAGGCTGTAGGAGACATTCTCCGCCACCGTCATATGCGGCCACAGCGCGTAGCTCTGGAACACCACGCCAAGCTGACGATCTTCCGGCGGCAGATGCACGCCCGGTGCGGCAAAGCAGCGATCGCCAACGTGGATTTCGCCGCCATCGGCGGTTTCGAAACCGGCCAGCAGGCGTAGCAGCGTGGTCTTGCCGCAGCCCGACGGGCCCAATACGGCGATAAATTCTCCCTGCGCAATCTGCAGCGAGATGTCTTGCAATACCGGCTGCGCCGCAAAGGATTTGCACAGCCCGCGCAGTGTGATTGACGCCATGTTTACGGCCTTTCTCTGACAGTCCGGCTAAGACCCTACGACACTCAGATGACAGCGCCGTGACATCATTGTCCGCCCAGGTTGTAGCGGCGCAATTTATTGCGCGTTCTCCAGGAGAGCGGAGTGTACAGAGCGCGATAAATCGCGCCGCAACGAGGACGTGCGTGCTGCAAGCCGATTCACAGATGCATCCCGATATAGCGCTCATAGCGCGCGGGCTTCACGCGGGTGAGATCCACCAGCACCAGGCCATCGATGCAGTTATTGAAATCGGGATCGCTGCCGAAATCGATAAACTGCACGCCGCCCGGTTCGCACACCTCGGAGTACTGTTTGTAGAGCGTAGGAATGGCAGTACCGAGATTGGCCAGCAGATGTTTGAGACGCCGCAAATCTTCGCTGTAGTTATCGCCGGTGAACTGGGCCAGCACTTCTGGCAGCGATGCCGGATAGGGACGACGTGAGGTGGCCAGCGGCAGTTCGGTGGGGAAGTAGAGGCGATAAAACGCCACCAGCAGATCGCGTGCCGCCAGCGGCATACCGCCGGAAATCGAGACCGGACCAAACAGATAGCGAGTTTCCGGATAGCGGGCGATGTAGGCACCGATGCCCATCCACAGATAATCGAGGCCGCGTTTGCCCCAATAAGCGGGCTGAATAAAACTGCGCCCCAGCTCCAATCCCTGATTAATGATCGGCAACATGCGCGCGTCGTAGTGGAACAGGCTGTCGCTGTAAATCCCCTCCAGCCCACGGCGCGCCAGCTGTTCGGCACCCGGAATAAAGCGATAAGCACCGACGATCTCCAGCGCATCGTCATCCCACAGAATCAGGTGATAGTAATCATCATCGTATTTATCAAGATCGCGACGGCGACCGCTGCCCTCGCCCACCGCGCGGAACGCGACTTCGCGCAAACGTCCCAGTTCACGCAGCAGCGGTACCCAGCTGGCGCCGTTGCGCCGCCACAGATAGATCTGTTTGCCATCGGGCAGCGTGCCCAGACGCTCGCTCTCCATGAGCGCTTTTTTCAGTTCGGCGCGATCTTCAGGACGCGCAATCGCCGCTTCGGTCTGGAACAGGCCGCGACGGCCCTGACCAATCCGGTAGAGATGTTTGCGCAGCCGCTTCGCCAGCTCTTTGCCCGGCGTGTGGCCATCGTGCCAATTGGCAAACGGGATCTGCTCGCCGATATGCAGTTTGATGCGTGACCCGCGCTGGCGGAACATCTCGCGTACCAGCATTAACAGCGCCAGCGGCGAGGCGATTTTGGCCGCCGCGTAGAACGCCAGGCTGTTACGGCCCACCACGTGCACCGGCACAATCGGCGCACGGGCGCGGGCCGCGAGGCGCAGGAAGCTGTGATGCCAGTGACGATCGCGCACGCCACGGCTGGAGAGGCGCGACACTTCGCCCGCCGGGAAGATAATCAGCACGCCCTGATTATCAAGATGCTGCTGCATGCGCGTGAGCTGCTCGCGGCTGGTGCGGTTGCCCATGTTATCCACCGGCAGCATCATGTTGTTGATCGGCTCCAGCATCATCAACATGCGGTTAGCCACGATTTTCACATCGCGCCGCACCTGTGAAACCGCCGCCAGCAGCGCCAATCCATCCAACGCACCGAGCGGATGATTCGCCACAATCACCACCGGCCCGCGCGTGGGGATCTGCTCTAAATCACGCTCACTCAGTTCGCAGCGCACATCCAGGTGATCCAGCACTTGCTCCACCATGTCCACGCCTTTGAGGTGGCGATAACGCGCGGCAAATGCCTGGAATTCATGCTCGCGAACCGCCCATTTCAGCGCGCTTTTTTGCCAGTTCGCCGCCTGATGACCTGGCCAGTAACTATCGAGAAGCTGATCAACTGAAAACATCATTCACCTTTTATGCGCAGCGGTTTATCGCCTCGACGTTAAAACGGCTTGTTTTCAGATTTATGACTCGTGTCCTGTTACGGCGGAAAAAAAAGCAACGTGCTTTGTTCTCGCACATAAAATCGATCAATTGATCTTAAATTCCCAAATTCAAGACAGAGCTTAAATCTTATTGTTAAGCCCCGTGAATTAATCTGGTCACACCTCTGGTTGTGTTTTTTTTATGGGTGTTTTTCACCCTTGGGTTTTTTCTTTTTTTTCTGGGCTACACATATGATTCATTCGGTATTTATTGTTGATGACCATCCGTTAATTTGTGCGGGTATCCAGGCACTTTTAGACTCTTATCACTATGCAATTGTTGGCATTGCGCAGAAAGGAGATATGCTGATTACCGAGCTGCACCAGCTGCGTCCAGACGTCCTGCTACTCGATCTCACCATGCCCGGCCGCGCCGGCATTCCGCTGATTGCCGATATTAAACGCGCGCTTCCTGAACAGAAAATCATCATATTTACCGCCTCAGAAAGTCTTTTTTATCAACGCTGTTGCCTGCAATTAGGCGTTGAGGGTTATGTCTACAAACGGGGGGAATTAGACACGCTCATTACCGCCATAAAAGAAGTCGAGCGCGGTAATCGTTTTTATCCGGTGACCCATGCCGCCGCGGATGCCGGAGAATTGATCGAGAGCGAGAAATTGATGAGCCTGACGCGACGCGAATTGGTGGTGTTAGTTAAACTGGCTTCGGGGATGAGTAATAAAGAGATCGCTTCGCAATTACAGCTGAGCAGTAAAACCGTCAGCACTTATAAAATAAAAATCCTGCGCAAATTAGGATTAAAAGGGATTAGCGGTATTAATATGA
The sequence above is drawn from the Pantoea nemavictus genome and encodes:
- a CDS encoding ABC transporter permease, which produces MSVVSNEWRSTARGAKRLGFNSERLILALLVLLIGLLSVAPLLRLVWTAIAPHGVPDLARLTRLLASDRVLIASFNTLFIALSSTLISVLLGTVAAWLVALSDMRGKTAWVFAFILPLMIPPQVTALAWLQALAPGSPLALLFARLGWPWFAPGEQPLYSLSGMVLLLGTHNAPLVFLTVRAGLRRLPADLVEAAQASGASRARILFTIVLPLARPAIFAGAALTFVAAAGNFGIQAMLGIPARVPTLITLVYQQLNGIGPSALPNTAVYALLIAVITLAGMAASAWLGGRHDVRVNGAPRVWQQSLGRGRMAIAGVAWLWMALTLLLPLSALLITALTRGFGQALSWQTLTLENFRAALWGYPAVRHAFLTSLGLTTLTALLLTFCALFLAYFLSWRRSKLVRGLWLASELTYALPGIVTGVAAMLFFLRPLPMINISLYGTVWIILAAYLANFLALVLRPTLAGFAQLEPALDEAARLCGAGFMRRMRDILLPLAAPSALAGSVLVFLTALNEIQVSILLVTSQTQTIGPTIVFLDEGGSASLAAAVGCLMILVVFLLMALASRLTRRLPQGVLPWQA
- a CDS encoding ABC transporter substrate-binding protein, which encodes MRTTFNVLMLASGLLVSAVTHAEPAPAGKLVVYTSQAPEIAQQTMDAFKAAYPNVQVEWTRNGTTQLMNVLRTEMLSGQAKPDVLLIADAINLGALKNENQLYTYSDAPLSHINPSFYDQDKTFFGTKIIATVIAYNTQLAQPVDSWSALAVEANKGQIAVPSPLYSGAALYKLHTDINTPSIGWSFYKKLAALGVAPQGGNGPALKAVASGLDKYGIITDADVILAKKKGSPVDLVYPQEGVSYVTEPVAIMKSVHNLPAAKAFVNFLLSEPGQKLVVEQGNRPVDDRIAAPEGFTPINKIKLLSPDVAQAIKEDAAVRDQFTALFGG
- a CDS encoding ABC transporter ATP-binding protein, whose protein sequence is MASITLRGLCKSFAAQPVLQDISLQIAQGEFIAVLGPSGCGKTTLLRLLAGFETADGGEIHVGDRCFAAPGVHLPPEDRQLGVVFQSYALWPHMTVAENVSYSLKVNGVARAERERRTQQALELVGLEHFAARRPADLSGGQRQRVALARCLVAQPTLVLLDEPLANLDVHLRATMEEEFRRFHHHSHATLLYITHDQHEAMALADRIVVMDGGRVMQFATPQTLWREPANAMVARFIDDGKVLPISDVEPLGEGRAFATLFGVRMALRCAPHQRPQPQAQASFHAVDFRLAQPGEPQFAARVQRVIYRGGHHQLNVTPLAAPESRLTLLLADQSLPAVDATLGVALRDGWILPS
- a CDS encoding lysophospholipid acyltransferase family protein is translated as MFSVDQLLDSYWPGHQAANWQKSALKWAVREHEFQAFAARYRHLKGVDMVEQVLDHLDVRCELSERDLEQIPTRGPVVIVANHPLGALDGLALLAAVSQVRRDVKIVANRMLMMLEPINNMMLPVDNMGNRTSREQLTRMQQHLDNQGVLIIFPAGEVSRLSSRGVRDRHWHHSFLRLAARARAPIVPVHVVGRNSLAFYAAAKIASPLALLMLVREMFRQRGSRIKLHIGEQIPFANWHDGHTPGKELAKRLRKHLYRIGQGRRGLFQTEAAIARPEDRAELKKALMESERLGTLPDGKQIYLWRRNGASWVPLLRELGRLREVAFRAVGEGSGRRRDLDKYDDDYYHLILWDDDALEIVGAYRFIPGAEQLARRGLEGIYSDSLFHYDARMLPIINQGLELGRSFIQPAYWGKRGLDYLWMGIGAYIARYPETRYLFGPVSISGGMPLAARDLLVAFYRLYFPTELPLATSRRPYPASLPEVLAQFTGDNYSEDLRRLKHLLANLGTAIPTLYKQYSEVCEPGGVQFIDFGSDPDFNNCIDGLVLVDLTRVKPARYERYIGMHL
- a CDS encoding response regulator; translation: MCFFYGCFSPLGFFFFFWATHMIHSVFIVDDHPLICAGIQALLDSYHYAIVGIAQKGDMLITELHQLRPDVLLLDLTMPGRAGIPLIADIKRALPEQKIIIFTASESLFYQRCCLQLGVEGYVYKRGELDTLITAIKEVERGNRFYPVTHAAADAGELIESEKLMSLTRRELVVLVKLASGMSNKEIASQLQLSSKTVSTYKIKILRKLGLKGISGINMTAKLNALI